A genomic window from Candidatus Kouleothrix ribensis includes:
- a CDS encoding class I SAM-dependent methyltransferase, producing the protein MLDHNNLEAFSDPINYDKEDPSDTGVAFYSTLAQEAGGSVLEIACGTGRVTIPIAKLGFPTTGMDIVPGMIECAKSKSAGLPVRWVEDDARTFDLHEQFRFIFLTGNAFQAFVTNAEQEALLQRVRIHLHDQGLFAFETRNPLFPNTKTREGFFPLLETHTEAEARPACIDVNGHEVHESIIQVYDHVTQILHVTSQKRWHNGKEEHTKITRTALRYTFPQELAALVHYTGFRIDRQYGDWDYETLSVTSPSIISICRKRTDKE; encoded by the coding sequence GTGCTTGACCACAACAATCTTGAAGCCTTTTCAGACCCGATCAATTACGATAAGGAAGATCCGAGCGATACTGGTGTCGCTTTCTATAGTACTTTAGCCCAGGAAGCCGGAGGCTCTGTGCTTGAAATTGCCTGCGGCACCGGACGTGTTACCATCCCAATTGCAAAGTTGGGCTTCCCAACTACTGGCATGGATATCGTTCCAGGGATGATAGAGTGCGCCAAGAGTAAATCTGCTGGGCTGCCTGTTCGTTGGGTGGAAGATGACGCTCGCACATTTGACCTCCACGAGCAGTTTCGCTTTATCTTTCTGACTGGCAACGCGTTTCAAGCCTTTGTGACCAATGCGGAGCAAGAGGCGCTGTTACAGCGGGTGCGCATACACTTACACGACCAGGGGTTATTTGCCTTCGAGACACGCAACCCCCTCTTCCCCAATACGAAGACTCGCGAAGGTTTCTTTCCGCTCCTTGAAACCCATACTGAGGCAGAAGCCAGACCTGCCTGTATCGACGTCAATGGCCACGAAGTGCACGAGTCGATTATACAAGTGTATGACCATGTTACGCAAATCCTCCATGTGACAAGCCAGAAACGATGGCATAATGGCAAAGAAGAACACACGAAAATCACACGCACGGCGTTGCGCTATACTTTCCCGCAAGAACTTGCCGCACTGGTGCACTACACTGGCTTCCGTATTGATCGCCAGTACGGAGATTGGGATTATGAGACGCTCAGTGTAACTAGCCCAAGCATCATCTCAATATGCCGTAAGCGCACCGATAAAGAATAG
- a CDS encoding transposase codes for MLTKEQYIEFLISTPVNYTCTQLADHLSGISHDSITDFLKSQRLTADSVWSCAKNLIHDAEESFLIVDDSVQEKPHARAIELVYPHYSGNKHAVIRGIDIVNLVHSSGDGEYYPIDYRIYAPEYERATKNDHFLAMLKDAFEVRKIRATYIAFDSWYASVANLKYIHRHGRIFYTTLKSNRLVSLSKEEGYIHLDMIEWTPERLQNGIAVKLKEVPFLVKLFKLVAKDGDIEWVITNDPATDLTITIVRGRNDVRWDVECFHRELKQLTGIEKCQCQNEWSQRNHIACCYHAWLALKVHATELKKTLYRVKHELLSNYLIAELKQPHIRALSIA; via the coding sequence ATGCTCACGAAAGAGCAATATATCGAGTTCCTGATTAGTACGCCGGTCAATTATACCTGTACGCAGCTCGCAGACCATCTTTCTGGCATTTCGCATGATAGTATTACTGACTTTCTGAAATCACAACGATTGACTGCTGATTCGGTTTGGTCGTGCGCGAAAAACCTGATTCACGATGCAGAAGAAAGCTTTCTCATTGTCGACGATAGCGTGCAAGAGAAACCGCACGCACGTGCGATTGAATTGGTCTATCCGCACTACAGTGGCAATAAACATGCGGTCATTCGTGGGATTGATATCGTCAATCTGGTACATAGCTCAGGAGATGGCGAATACTATCCAATCGACTACCGTATTTACGCACCAGAATATGAACGAGCGACGAAGAATGATCATTTTCTCGCGATGCTGAAAGACGCCTTTGAAGTACGAAAAATACGTGCAACCTATATCGCATTTGACTCGTGGTATGCCAGCGTTGCTAATCTGAAGTACATTCATCGACACGGTCGGATTTTCTATACGACCTTGAAATCGAATCGTTTGGTCAGCTTAAGCAAGGAAGAGGGATATATTCATCTCGACATGATTGAATGGACGCCTGAGCGTCTGCAAAATGGCATCGCGGTGAAACTCAAGGAAGTACCCTTTCTCGTGAAGCTCTTCAAGCTCGTCGCCAAAGACGGTGACATTGAATGGGTGATCACGAACGATCCTGCGACTGATCTAACCATAACCATCGTTCGTGGCCGGAATGATGTGCGGTGGGATGTCGAGTGCTTTCACCGCGAATTGAAACAATTGACTGGCATCGAGAAGTGCCAATGTCAGAACGAATGGTCGCAACGCAACCATATTGCCTGCTGCTACCACGCATGGCTTGCATTAAAAGTGCATGCCACAGAACTAAAGAAGACGCTCTACCGTGTGAAACATGAGCTGCTATCGAATTATTTGATAGCCGAATTGAAGCAACCACACATACGTGCACTCAGTATTGCGTAA
- a CDS encoding IS66 family transposase: MDDLPQRLGIPDADWARTPTSVQAVVRALVQVVQDQQLQLHAALEQIATLQQRVADLEARLKSHSQNSSKPPSSDPPSAPPRPARVARGRQTGGQKGHPRHERPDPEPDHIDAVRDHFPAQCPQCQTDLADRQHDACAPQVQFVWELPEIRPFITAHTYHTVCCPDCGDLVTAERPPDVPPGAFGARAAAGVALLHGNYHLSHRAVTRLFADFFGFPISLGGVVDLQQVASAALAPVYQAIRAVVVQQDRANLDETGWKEGGRRCWLWTMVTARATAFLIHSSRAGPALRQLIGAEFAGITTSDRHRPYLALDPARHQLCWSHLLRNFQALVDRGGRPAIWGADLLALSALIFALWHRYRDGQIDRATLQAAMAPIQASMHSAVGGWLAPCRCARRAVCRVALPRSGPLDVRAGGAARTDQ; encoded by the coding sequence ATGGATGACCTGCCGCAGCGATTGGGAATCCCCGACGCCGATTGGGCGCGCACACCGACGAGCGTCCAGGCCGTGGTGCGAGCGCTCGTGCAGGTCGTGCAGGATCAGCAGCTTCAGCTTCACGCCGCGCTGGAGCAGATCGCTACGCTCCAGCAGCGTGTGGCGGACCTGGAAGCGCGCCTGAAGTCGCACTCGCAGAACTCGTCCAAGCCCCCATCCTCCGACCCACCCTCGGCTCCGCCGCGGCCAGCGCGCGTAGCACGTGGTCGGCAGACGGGTGGGCAGAAGGGCCATCCGCGCCACGAGCGACCGGACCCTGAACCCGACCACATCGATGCTGTCCGCGACCACTTCCCGGCGCAATGTCCGCAGTGCCAGACCGACCTTGCCGACCGGCAGCACGACGCCTGCGCGCCCCAGGTCCAGTTCGTTTGGGAGCTGCCAGAGATACGGCCGTTCATCACCGCCCACACCTATCACACCGTCTGTTGTCCCGACTGTGGTGACCTCGTCACGGCCGAGCGCCCGCCGGATGTGCCGCCAGGCGCCTTTGGCGCACGCGCCGCCGCTGGTGTCGCCCTCCTGCACGGCAACTATCACTTGAGCCATCGCGCGGTCACACGGCTGTTCGCCGACTTCTTCGGCTTTCCGATCAGTCTCGGCGGTGTGGTGGATCTCCAGCAGGTCGCGAGCGCAGCGCTCGCCCCGGTGTATCAGGCCATCCGGGCCGTCGTGGTGCAGCAGGACCGTGCCAACCTCGACGAGACCGGCTGGAAGGAAGGCGGCCGCCGTTGCTGGCTGTGGACGATGGTGACCGCGCGGGCGACCGCCTTCCTGATCCATTCCAGTCGTGCCGGTCCGGCGCTCCGGCAACTCATCGGGGCGGAGTTCGCGGGTATCACCACCTCGGATCGCCATCGGCCGTACTTGGCGCTCGACCCGGCCCGCCACCAACTGTGCTGGAGTCACCTCCTCCGCAACTTCCAGGCGCTGGTCGACCGCGGCGGTCGGCCGGCGATCTGGGGCGCAGACTTGCTGGCACTGAGCGCGCTCATCTTCGCGCTCTGGCATCGCTACCGCGACGGTCAGATCGACCGCGCCACACTCCAAGCAGCCATGGCGCCCATCCAAGCGAGCATGCATAGTGCTGTTGGTGGCTGGCTCGCGCCGTGCCGATGCGCCCGAAGGGCTGTGTGCCGAGTTGCTCTCCCACGAAGCGGCCCTCTGGACGTTCGTGCGGGAGGAGCGGCTCGAACCGACCAATAA
- a CDS encoding transposase has product MLSHEAALWTFVREERLEPTNNVAERALRSPVLWRKGCFGTQSDAGSRFVERILSVSATCRQQQRHLLTFVTDAIRALWASAPAPTLIPPLPPSPL; this is encoded by the coding sequence TTGCTCTCCCACGAAGCGGCCCTCTGGACGTTCGTGCGGGAGGAGCGGCTCGAACCGACCAATAACGTCGCCGAACGGGCGCTGCGCAGCCCGGTGCTGTGGCGGAAGGGCTGTTTCGGCACGCAGAGCGACGCCGGTAGCCGCTTTGTGGAGCGCATCCTCAGCGTCAGCGCGACCTGCCGTCAACAGCAACGCCACCTCCTGACCTTCGTCACCGACGCTATCCGCGCCCTGTGGGCCAGCGCCCCTGCACCGACCCTCATTCCACCCCTGCCTCCCTCACCCTTGTGA